Proteins co-encoded in one Bacteroidota bacterium genomic window:
- a CDS encoding sialidase family protein: MKKGIVFYIMVLGFASAHAQYKVVKVNSLSNSPNEVSIAIDPLNPARLVAGANLQAVYYSTDSGKTWSEKDLRSSMGVYGDPVLHADNNGNFYFGHLAKNKKLMKGAYDGLDRIIIQKSIDGGKTFSDGDYAGMDTTKTQDKHWFSTDKQNHLYVTWTEFDKYESKDPDDHSRIRFSKSRGEGVDFTPAITISDTVGDCVDGDNTLEGATTAIGPDGTVYAVWAGYENIYMDRSEDGGITWGKDIIIAHQKGGWDLPVKGLYRSNAMPFLHCDKNGKLYLIYGDKRNGDIDIWFKSSADGGKIWTDDKRLNHDAVKNGADQFTPNMCVDPVTQNVYIIYYDGQHSKTNMFTDVYMAFSTDGGATFNNLRLTANSFPIPDKAIFFGDYIDIDAVNNIVRPIWTDYNNNTTQVKCGLINANDIVNYNIAPPKLDVAIKTSVSGKNIYVHTNSAYAQKYKVYIQYNKVGEPKKVGKLNLKKGDNEFHFKAAKLSYGSYDLILKTEVGTITIPFTHPFF; this comes from the coding sequence ATGAAAAAAGGAATTGTATTCTATATAATGGTACTTGGTTTTGCAAGTGCCCATGCCCAATACAAAGTAGTGAAAGTAAATTCACTAAGTAATTCACCCAATGAAGTAAGTATTGCTATCGACCCTCTCAATCCTGCACGTTTGGTGGCTGGGGCCAATTTGCAAGCCGTGTATTATAGCACCGATAGTGGCAAAACATGGAGTGAAAAAGACTTGAGAAGTAGTATGGGTGTGTACGGGGATCCTGTATTGCATGCCGATAATAATGGAAATTTCTATTTTGGGCATTTGGCAAAAAACAAGAAATTAATGAAGGGTGCTTATGATGGATTGGATCGTATTATTATACAAAAATCTATTGATGGGGGCAAAACTTTTAGTGATGGGGACTATGCAGGAATGGATACAACGAAAACGCAAGACAAGCATTGGTTCAGTACCGATAAGCAAAATCATCTCTATGTAACTTGGACAGAATTTGACAAATATGAGAGCAAAGATCCCGATGACCATTCCCGAATTAGGTTTAGTAAATCAAGAGGGGAGGGCGTTGATTTTACACCTGCTATTACGATATCGGATACGGTGGGCGATTGCGTGGATGGTGATAATACTTTAGAGGGAGCTACTACAGCTATAGGCCCCGATGGCACTGTGTATGCAGTATGGGCAGGTTATGAAAATATATATATGGATAGGTCGGAGGATGGAGGAATCACTTGGGGAAAAGATATCATCATAGCACATCAAAAAGGTGGTTGGGATTTGCCCGTAAAAGGTCTGTACCGCAGCAATGCGATGCCTTTTTTACACTGCGATAAAAATGGAAAACTGTATTTGATATATGGCGATAAACGCAATGGCGATATAGATATTTGGTTTAAGAGCAGTGCGGATGGTGGTAAAATTTGGACTGATGATAAACGCCTCAACCACGACGCGGTAAAGAACGGAGCAGACCAGTTCACACCAAATATGTGTGTAGATCCCGTTACCCAAAATGTATATATTATATATTATGATGGGCAGCATAGTAAAACCAATATGTTCACCGATGTTTATATGGCTTTCTCAACAGATGGTGGTGCAACATTCAATAATTTGAGGCTTACTGCCAATTCATTTCCGATACCCGACAAAGCAATTTTTTTCGGAGATTATATAGATATTGATGCGGTGAATAATATTGTTCGCCCCATCTGGACCGACTATAATAACAATACTACACAGGTGAAATGTGGTTTAATAAATGCAAATGATATTGTAAACTATAATATCGCACCTCCCAAGTTAGACGTTGCTATTAAGACTTCTGTTTCGGGCAAAAATATATATGTGCATACAAACTCAGCTTATGCCCAAAAATATAAAGTTTATATTCAATATAATAAAGTGGGTGAACCTAAGAAAGTAGGAAAATTAAATTTGAAAAAAGGAGATAACGAGTTTCATTTTAAGGCCGCAAAGCTTTCCTATGGCTCGTATGATTTGATTTTAAAAACCGAGGTAGGAACTATTACTATTCCTTTTACGCATCCGTTTTTTTAA
- the msrB gene encoding peptide-methionine (R)-S-oxide reductase MsrB has translation MEKEKFEIEKSNDQWQQQLSAEEYRVLREKGTEKAYVGIYETHWAAGTYICKGCGHELFTSDAKFDAGCGWPSFYETIDKKHIKEITDTSFGMKRIEVVCAYCGGHLGHVFDDGPKPTGLRYCINSVSLGFVKLPSF, from the coding sequence ATGGAAAAGGAAAAATTTGAAATTGAGAAAAGCAATGATCAATGGCAACAGCAGCTAAGTGCCGAAGAATACCGTGTGCTGCGTGAGAAAGGAACTGAGAAAGCTTATGTGGGCATTTATGAAACCCATTGGGCCGCGGGAACATATATATGCAAAGGCTGCGGACATGAACTTTTTACCAGCGATGCTAAGTTTGATGCAGGTTGTGGCTGGCCCAGCTTTTATGAAACCATTGATAAAAAACATATAAAAGAAATTACAGATACTAGTTTTGGAATGAAGCGTATTGAAGTCGTTTGTGCTTATTGTGGTGGGCATTTAGGACATGTATTTGATGATGGCCCAAAACCCACAGGTTTGCGTTATTGTATTAATAGTGTGAGTTTGGGTTTTGTGAAACTACCGTCATTCTGA
- a CDS encoding helix-turn-helix domain-containing protein, producing the protein MTIKPIKTKKDYNQAIERLEIIFDAKKGSAKGDELEVLGILIDQYENEHFPIGFPDPIEAIKFRMEQMGYNQSDLAKVVGLKSRASEILNKKRKLSLEMIRQLHETMKIPTEVLIQAY; encoded by the coding sequence ATGACCATCAAACCCATAAAAACAAAGAAAGATTATAACCAAGCTATAGAAAGGCTTGAGATTATATTTGATGCAAAGAAAGGTTCAGCCAAAGGTGATGAACTTGAAGTATTAGGTATATTAATCGACCAGTACGAGAACGAGCATTTCCCCATCGGCTTCCCTGATCCAATTGAAGCGATTAAGTTTAGAATGGAGCAAATGGGTTATAACCAATCAGATCTTGCAAAGGTTGTTGGCTTAAAAAGCAGGGCAAGTGAAATTCTAAACAAGAAAAGAAAATTATCGCTTGAGATGATTAGGCAATTGCACGAGACAATGAAAATACCTACAGAGGTTTTGATTCAAGCTTACTGA
- a CDS encoding DUF2071 domain-containing protein: protein MKKPFLQAEWRKLAMVNYAVDRKVLGKYLPYKTELDIWRDTCYVSLVGFMFLNTKIKGFKIPFHTNFEEVNLRFYVRYKDNSEWKRGVVFIKEIVPKPALSFVANVVYSENYETMPMSHEWAINNGQQSIEYKWKKGNWNSFKVIAGTTELKIEAGSEEEFITEHYWGYTQIDNLKTSEYGVEHAKWNVYKIESYDINVEFGKVYGQDFEFLNHEKPVSVFLAEGSEIIVKEGTKI from the coding sequence ATGAAAAAACCTTTCCTCCAGGCAGAATGGCGAAAACTAGCTATGGTAAATTATGCTGTTGATAGAAAAGTATTGGGGAAATATTTACCCTATAAAACAGAACTAGATATTTGGAGAGATACTTGTTATGTGAGCTTGGTTGGTTTTATGTTTTTAAATACAAAAATAAAAGGATTTAAAATCCCTTTTCATACAAATTTTGAAGAAGTGAATTTACGTTTTTATGTTCGCTATAAAGATAATTCAGAATGGAAACGTGGCGTAGTTTTTATCAAAGAGATTGTACCCAAACCTGCTTTATCTTTTGTAGCAAATGTTGTATATAGTGAAAATTATGAAACGATGCCAATGAGCCATGAATGGGCGATTAACAATGGGCAACAAAGTATTGAGTACAAATGGAAGAAAGGGAATTGGAATTCTTTTAAGGTGATTGCAGGAACAACGGAGCTCAAAATTGAGGCGGGTAGCGAAGAAGAATTTATTACTGAACATTATTGGGGCTATACACAAATAGATAATCTAAAAACTTCTGAATACGGCGTAGAACATGCCAAATGGAATGTATATAAAATAGAAAGTTATGATATTAATGTAGAATTTGGTAAAGTATACGGACAAGATTTTGAATTCCTGAACCATGAGAAACCTGTATCTGTGTTTTTAGCGGAAGGTTCAGAGATAATTGTGAAAGAAGGAACGAAAATATAA
- a CDS encoding enoyl-CoA hydratase-related protein, which yields MNAFEFIIVEPAYQQHIALVRLNRPDVLNALNLQLMGELRDALKELDEMDEVRVIVLTGNEKAFAAGADIKQMADKSTIDMLKIDQFSTWDGIKRTKKPIIAAVSGFALGGGCELAMTCDMIVASETAKFGQPEIKIGVMPGAGGTQRLSRAVGKALAMEMILTGSFINAEKALAAGLINRIAPVELYLDEAMKLAADIAAQSPLATQMAKEAILKSYEMGLQEGLHFERKNYYILFAGHDQKEGMNAFIEKRKPEFKGN from the coding sequence ATGAATGCTTTTGAATTTATAATTGTAGAGCCTGCATACCAACAACATATTGCTTTGGTAAGGCTCAACCGTCCTGATGTACTAAATGCCCTTAACCTACAATTGATGGGCGAGTTGCGTGATGCACTGAAAGAATTGGACGAAATGGATGAAGTGCGGGTGATTGTACTTACAGGTAATGAAAAAGCCTTTGCCGCTGGTGCTGATATTAAGCAAATGGCAGACAAGTCGACCATTGACATGTTGAAGATAGATCAGTTTAGTACTTGGGATGGAATTAAACGCACGAAGAAACCTATTATAGCTGCTGTGAGCGGTTTTGCCTTAGGCGGTGGTTGCGAATTGGCCATGACCTGCGATATGATAGTAGCCAGCGAAACTGCTAAGTTTGGTCAGCCTGAAATTAAGATTGGTGTAATGCCTGGAGCAGGCGGAACACAGCGACTCAGCAGAGCTGTAGGAAAAGCATTGGCGATGGAAATGATATTGACAGGAAGTTTTATCAATGCCGAGAAAGCGTTGGCAGCAGGATTGATAAATCGTATTGCTCCTGTGGAATTATATTTAGATGAAGCGATGAAACTTGCTGCTGATATTGCGGCTCAAAGTCCGCTTGCTACACAAATGGCGAAGGAAGCAATTCTTAAATCGTATGAAATGGGGTTGCAAGAAGGTTTGCATTTCGAACGCAAAAACTATTATATATTATTTGCGGGGCACGATCAAAAAGAGGGAATGAATGCGTTTATTGAAAAACGTAAGCCTGAGTTTAAGGGTAACTAG
- a CDS encoding pyridoxine 5'-phosphate synthase has translation MHTKLSVNINKFATLRNSRGGNNPDVVKAAQDAERFGADGITVHPRPDQRHISYDDVFELKKVVTTEFNIEGNPLEEFIKLVLQVKPNQVTLVPDADHALTSDQGWDTITHASFLKDIISQFRENNIRVSIFCNANERMVEAAKATGTDRVELYTGPYAHHYNKNRNEAVKDYINAANVANNMGLGINAGHDLDLNNLEFFKQQIPNLLEVSIGHALICDSIYYGFENTIQMYKRKLKTTI, from the coding sequence ATGCACACCAAGCTCAGTGTAAACATCAACAAATTTGCAACCCTACGTAATTCTCGTGGCGGCAATAATCCTGATGTGGTTAAAGCCGCACAGGATGCTGAACGTTTTGGTGCCGATGGTATTACGGTGCATCCCCGCCCCGACCAAAGACATATTAGTTATGATGATGTTTTTGAACTAAAAAAAGTAGTGACCACTGAATTTAATATTGAAGGAAATCCCCTTGAAGAGTTTATAAAACTGGTATTACAAGTAAAACCTAATCAAGTTACCTTGGTTCCCGATGCTGACCATGCACTTACTTCAGACCAAGGATGGGACACGATTACCCATGCTTCATTTTTAAAAGATATAATTTCTCAATTCAGGGAAAATAATATCCGTGTTTCCATTTTTTGCAATGCCAATGAACGCATGGTTGAAGCAGCAAAAGCTACGGGAACTGACCGTGTAGAATTATATACAGGTCCTTATGCACATCATTATAATAAAAATAGAAATGAAGCTGTAAAGGATTATATAAATGCCGCCAATGTGGCAAACAACATGGGTCTGGGTATTAATGCAGGCCACGACCTCGACCTAAATAATCTCGAATTTTTCAAGCAACAAATTCCAAATTTATTGGAGGTTTCTATTGGCCATGCTTTAATTTGCGATAGCATTTATTACGGATTCGAAAACACCATTCAAATGTATAAAAGAAAATTAAAAACTACTATATAA